One genomic window of Vibrio rhizosphaerae includes the following:
- the plsB gene encoding glycerol-3-phosphate 1-O-acyltransferase PlsB has translation MSVRQSVSRSLLTIPVSALTKSTVVPADPIADHQIDLEKPIVYALPFQSTVDLLTLKQQTEKLGLPDPFQPLEINGKKLTRYIFIASRPTLIRSDEDVPKGSVTQFTELLALHQANPELDIQLLPTSVLWGRKPGKENQSKAYLEPMNGPQKAKAVLLSGRDCLVRFSPVVSLRYMADSHGTDAAIAHKVARVARIHFSRQKLAASGPQLPEREVLLQRLMQSQAIRNAINEEVKTKNISPKKAQKEALKILDEIAANFSYSLVRKSDRLLKWLWNRIYQGINVHNAARVRRLAQDGHEIVYVPCHRSHMDYLLLSYVLYHEGMVPPHIAAGLNLNFFPAGPLFRRGGAFFIRRSFKGNKLYSTIFREYLADLFAKGYSVEYFSEGGRSRTGRLLPAKTGMLAMTIQAMLRGLNRPVTLVPVYIGYEHVMEVSTYAKELRGKQKEKENASLVIRTIRKLKNFGQGYVNFGEPILLNQFLNEEVPDWTQDIDRVGNSRPQWITPLVNQLANKMMTRINDAAAANAMTLCATALLASRQRALARENLIKQIDCYLNLLRNVPYSDTMTVPTESAESLVSHATSLDKFLIESDSIGEIISLDRHQSILMTYYRNNIIHLLALPSLIAQILVSHQYLPLETLRHYVALIYPFIQQELFLSYQPEALNEHIEAYLRELQRQELIQYEDDTVSINPARTQVLILLGRTISETLQRYAITLNLLVSTPDMGKSELEKNSQEIARRLGRLHGINAPEFFDKGVFTALMTTLKQQGYLNHDQQLCAEKCQQLSELMFTLLYPEIRLTIRESIYLID, from the coding sequence ATGTCAGTCCGACAATCAGTATCACGTTCACTACTAACAATCCCTGTCTCTGCTTTGACCAAAAGTACAGTTGTTCCTGCTGATCCAATTGCTGATCATCAGATTGATCTGGAGAAACCGATTGTCTATGCACTCCCGTTTCAATCAACCGTTGATCTGCTGACTTTAAAACAACAGACAGAGAAACTAGGGCTGCCGGATCCATTTCAGCCTTTAGAAATCAATGGGAAGAAACTCACACGTTATATTTTTATAGCCTCCCGGCCGACGCTAATCCGCAGTGATGAAGATGTGCCGAAAGGCTCCGTGACGCAATTTACTGAGTTACTCGCGTTACATCAGGCCAACCCTGAACTGGATATTCAGCTCCTGCCAACCTCAGTACTTTGGGGCAGAAAACCCGGTAAGGAAAATCAGAGCAAAGCTTATCTGGAACCCATGAACGGCCCACAAAAAGCCAAGGCGGTATTGCTGTCTGGCAGAGATTGCTTAGTCCGTTTCAGCCCGGTTGTTTCGCTGCGTTATATGGCAGACAGTCACGGCACGGATGCAGCAATTGCCCATAAAGTTGCACGGGTTGCCCGAATTCATTTTTCTCGCCAGAAGCTGGCAGCTTCAGGGCCGCAACTGCCGGAGCGTGAAGTATTACTCCAGCGCTTGATGCAATCACAAGCCATTCGCAATGCGATTAATGAAGAAGTCAAAACGAAAAACATTTCACCGAAAAAAGCACAAAAAGAAGCCCTGAAAATCTTAGATGAGATTGCAGCAAACTTCTCTTACTCTCTCGTGCGCAAAAGTGACCGCTTGCTAAAATGGCTCTGGAACCGGATTTACCAAGGTATCAACGTGCACAACGCTGCGCGTGTACGCCGTCTGGCTCAAGATGGTCACGAGATTGTCTATGTGCCATGTCACCGGAGTCACATGGACTATCTGTTACTGTCTTATGTGTTGTATCACGAAGGGATGGTGCCGCCCCATATTGCTGCGGGTCTGAACCTGAACTTTTTCCCGGCCGGTCCTTTGTTCCGCCGCGGCGGAGCGTTTTTTATCCGCCGCAGTTTTAAAGGGAATAAACTTTATTCAACGATTTTCCGCGAATATCTGGCGGACTTGTTCGCCAAAGGCTACTCCGTTGAGTATTTCAGTGAAGGGGGTCGTTCGCGTACCGGGCGTTTGCTCCCTGCTAAAACCGGGATGCTGGCTATGACGATTCAAGCCATGTTGCGAGGTCTCAACCGCCCCGTCACGCTGGTGCCGGTCTACATTGGCTATGAACATGTTATGGAAGTTTCAACCTATGCCAAAGAGCTGCGCGGTAAGCAAAAAGAAAAAGAAAATGCCAGTCTGGTGATCCGCACCATTCGGAAACTGAAAAACTTCGGCCAAGGATATGTTAACTTTGGCGAACCGATCCTGCTCAATCAGTTTTTGAATGAAGAAGTGCCGGACTGGACTCAAGATATTGACCGGGTCGGGAATAGTCGTCCTCAGTGGATCACACCGCTGGTCAATCAACTGGCAAACAAGATGATGACCCGCATCAATGATGCTGCGGCAGCGAATGCGATGACGTTATGTGCGACAGCGCTGCTTGCATCCCGTCAGCGTGCCCTTGCCCGGGAAAACTTAATCAAGCAGATCGACTGCTATCTTAACCTGCTGCGGAATGTCCCTTACTCGGACACCATGACCGTCCCGACAGAGAGTGCCGAATCGCTGGTTAGTCATGCAACATCTCTCGACAAGTTTTTGATCGAATCCGATAGTATTGGTGAAATCATCTCACTGGATCGTCACCAGTCGATTCTCATGACTTACTATCGTAACAATATTATTCATCTGTTGGCGCTGCCGTCACTGATTGCTCAGATATTGGTGAGTCACCAATATCTGCCGCTCGAGACACTACGCCATTATGTAGCACTCATCTATCCGTTCATCCAGCAAGAGCTGTTCCTGAGTTATCAGCCGGAAGCACTCAATGAACATATTGAGGCTTATCTGCGTGAATTGCAGCGGCAGGAGTTAATCCAGTATGAAGACGACACTGTGTCTATCAATCCAGCCAGAACACAGGTGTTAATCTTACTCGGCAGAACGATTTCCGAAACGCTGCAACGTTATGCGATTACGTTAAATCTACTGGTCTCGACACCGGATATGGGTAAAAGCGAGCTCGAGAAAAATAGTCAGGAAATTGCCCGCCGTCTGGGACGACTCCATGGGATCAATGCGCCGGAATTTTTTGATAAAGGCGTCTTCACTGCCTTAATGACGACCCTGAAACAGCAAGGTTATCTCAACCATGATCAGCAACTCTGTGCGGAAAAGTGTCAGCAACTGTCTGAACTGATGTTCACGTTGCTCTATCCTGAAATCCGCTTGACGATCAGAGAGAGTATCTACCTGATTGATTAA
- a CDS encoding chorismate lyase: protein MHQSVSPYLSLLNQIIWQECENFYFPTPKIRYWLQEPGSLSQLMKNYCQTLSVEVLRHDWEKTSWLSAQEQDLLDSPQRCLIRQVLLSGDETPWVIGYTLIPQLEQSDLSNPIFQLGATSLGDFVFQSEDVQRDALQVAKVDTEDGVLWARRSRLWMANQPMLVTELFLPDAPVYVKENKE from the coding sequence ATGCATCAATCAGTTTCGCCTTATCTATCGCTATTAAACCAGATAATCTGGCAAGAATGCGAAAACTTTTATTTTCCGACGCCAAAGATTAGATACTGGTTACAAGAACCGGGATCGCTTTCTCAGTTGATGAAAAACTATTGTCAAACGCTATCCGTTGAGGTACTCCGGCATGACTGGGAAAAAACGTCATGGCTTTCGGCGCAAGAGCAAGACTTGTTAGATTCGCCGCAACGATGCCTGATTCGTCAGGTGTTACTGTCGGGAGATGAAACCCCGTGGGTTATTGGTTACACGCTGATTCCACAATTGGAGCAGAGTGATTTGTCGAATCCGATCTTTCAACTGGGAGCAACTTCACTTGGGGATTTTGTCTTTCAGTCGGAGGATGTTCAACGAGATGCGCTACAGGTCGCAAAAGTGGATACCGAAGATGGCGTATTGTGGGCGCGTCGCTCAAGGCTATGGATGGCAAATCAACCTATGCTGGTCACAGAACTATTTTTACCGGACGCCCCTGTGTATGTGAAGGAGAACAAAGAATGA
- the ftsX gene encoding permease-like cell division protein FtsX codes for MATKPKNKRASNSKKKREQQKRPPRDHFLAIHYKQAKSSFLALWQQRPMGNLLTLAVISMALTMPACLYLLSKNVASVASHVATPSQISVYLEEGTPEARVMVLKDEIEVRPSVKKAEYISPQQGLAEMSKNAGFEQAISLLDDYALPGVIVITPAVTKQSEVKQLAESLQHEQNVTDVRLDEDWLTRLDAIKHLATMVVVSLSLLMFAAVFLIVGNTLRFNVLANKEEIQTMKLIGATDVFILRPYLYSGMWFGFLGSVSAWLFTAFLTILFNGAVSQLATLYDSQFRLLGLGWDESLLLLMVGTLLSCIAAKLSAQRHLKEIEPV; via the coding sequence ATGGCCACTAAGCCGAAAAACAAACGCGCCTCCAATTCAAAGAAAAAACGAGAACAACAAAAGCGTCCGCCTCGCGATCACTTTCTGGCCATACATTACAAGCAGGCGAAATCGTCTTTTCTGGCCTTGTGGCAGCAGCGCCCGATGGGGAACTTACTGACATTGGCTGTTATCTCGATGGCCTTAACGATGCCTGCCTGTCTGTACCTGTTAAGTAAAAATGTAGCCTCGGTTGCCAGCCATGTTGCCACTCCTTCGCAAATCAGCGTTTATCTTGAGGAAGGGACACCCGAAGCCCGGGTGATGGTCCTGAAAGATGAAATCGAAGTGCGCCCGAGTGTGAAGAAAGCGGAATACATTTCTCCGCAGCAGGGACTAGCCGAGATGAGCAAGAATGCGGGATTTGAACAGGCGATCAGTCTGTTGGATGATTATGCATTACCCGGGGTGATTGTGATTACACCTGCGGTGACCAAGCAATCCGAAGTAAAACAACTCGCCGAGAGCCTGCAGCATGAGCAAAATGTCACCGATGTTCGCCTTGACGAAGATTGGCTGACACGCTTGGATGCGATCAAACATCTGGCGACAATGGTTGTCGTGAGTCTGTCATTGCTGATGTTTGCTGCTGTTTTCCTGATTGTCGGCAATACATTACGCTTTAATGTGCTAGCCAACAAAGAAGAAATTCAAACCATGAAACTGATCGGGGCGACAGATGTGTTTATTTTGCGGCCTTATTTGTACTCCGGTATGTGGTTTGGGTTTCTCGGCTCCGTCAGTGCATGGTTATTTACGGCTTTTCTGACTATATTATTCAATGGTGCAGTGAGTCAGTTAGCAACGCTCTATGATAGTCAGTTCCGACTTTTAGGATTAGGCTGGGATGAATCCTTGCTACTCCTGATGGTGGGGACATTGCTCAGTTGTATTGCGGCCAAGCTATCTGCACAGCGACATTTGAAAGAAATTGAACCTGTATAG
- a CDS encoding diacylglycerol kinase, translating to MQNKPAQGLRRILNAAKYSYQGIRAAIIGEAAFREELIVCLILIPIALFADVTQIQRLLLIASLLFVLIVELLNSAIEAVVDRIGLEHHQLAGQAKDMGSAAVLLSIGMSLYIWVDIFVF from the coding sequence ATGCAAAATAAACCAGCTCAAGGCTTGAGACGTATATTGAATGCTGCCAAATATTCCTATCAGGGCATCCGCGCCGCGATTATCGGTGAAGCGGCTTTTCGGGAAGAGTTAATTGTATGTCTGATCCTGATCCCCATTGCCTTGTTCGCCGATGTGACGCAAATCCAACGTTTATTGCTGATCGCGTCATTGCTGTTTGTCTTGATCGTTGAGCTATTGAATAGCGCCATTGAGGCAGTGGTCGATCGTATCGGACTTGAGCACCACCAACTGGCGGGGCAAGCTAAGGATATGGGGTCGGCAGCCGTGTTGCTCTCGATTGGGATGTCACTCTATATCTGGGTAGATATTTTCGTATTTTAA
- the rpoH gene encoding RNA polymerase sigma factor RpoH, which produces MTNHTYPMAVVTQDSLDSYIRSVNSYPMLSAEEEHELAERLHYKGEIEAAKGLILSHLRFVVHIARGYSGYGLPMADLVQEGNIGLMKAVKRFNPEVGVRLVSFAVHWIKAEIHEYVLRNWRIVKIATTKAQRKLFFNLRKSKKRLGWFNHSEVETVAKELGVEPSEVREMESRLAAQDATFDMSVDDDEGHAASAPVLYLEDKNSDVAENLESTNWEQHTNHRLSLAISSLDERSQHIVRSRWLDEPKATLQDLADNYGVSAERIRQLEKNAMKKLKEAVGEM; this is translated from the coding sequence ATGACAAACCATACGTATCCAATGGCAGTTGTGACACAAGATAGCCTGGACAGCTATATCCGTTCTGTGAATAGTTATCCGATGCTGAGTGCAGAAGAAGAACATGAGCTTGCGGAACGACTACATTACAAAGGTGAAATTGAGGCCGCGAAAGGTTTGATTCTGTCGCATCTTCGTTTCGTCGTTCATATTGCTCGTGGTTATTCCGGTTATGGATTACCAATGGCAGATCTAGTTCAGGAAGGCAATATCGGCTTGATGAAAGCGGTTAAGCGCTTCAATCCTGAAGTCGGCGTTCGGCTAGTCTCTTTTGCCGTACATTGGATTAAAGCTGAAATCCATGAATATGTGCTCCGCAACTGGCGTATCGTCAAAATCGCGACCACCAAAGCGCAACGCAAACTTTTCTTTAATCTAAGAAAATCGAAGAAGCGCCTCGGTTGGTTTAATCATAGTGAAGTCGAAACGGTAGCAAAAGAATTAGGCGTTGAACCGTCAGAAGTCCGGGAGATGGAATCTCGTCTGGCAGCTCAGGATGCCACCTTTGATATGTCTGTTGATGATGACGAAGGTCATGCAGCTTCAGCACCCGTACTTTATCTCGAAGATAAAAATTCGGATGTTGCTGAAAATCTTGAAAGCACCAATTGGGAACAGCATACCAATCATCGTCTGTCGTTAGCGATCTCGAGCCTGGATGAGCGTAGCCAGCATATTGTCCGCTCTCGTTGGTTGGATGAGCCTAAAGCGACATTGCAAGATTTAGCTGATAATTATGGTGTGTCCGCTGAGCGTATTCGTCAGTTGGAAAAAAATGCGATGAAGAAGCTGAAAGAAGCTGTCGGAGAAATGTAG
- the ftsE gene encoding cell division ATP-binding protein FtsE — protein sequence MIRFQQVSKAYRGGRQALQKVDFHLRRGEMAFVGGHSGAGKSTLLKLICAIERPTDGRIHFNGHDITRIPNPDIPFLRRNIGIVFQEHRLLMDRSVFDNVALPMRIESISENEIKRRVSAALDKTGLLGKIRCLPSQLSGGEQQRVGIARAVVNRPTLLLADEPTGNLDPDLSNRILRLFEEFNRAGVTILLATHDINLVNSRPMYRHLELNQGFLSEVEDYGH from the coding sequence GTGATCAGATTTCAGCAAGTGAGTAAAGCCTATCGGGGCGGACGACAAGCCTTACAAAAGGTTGATTTCCATCTGCGTCGTGGGGAGATGGCATTTGTCGGCGGGCATTCGGGTGCTGGGAAAAGTACATTACTGAAATTGATTTGTGCTATTGAACGGCCGACTGACGGGCGAATTCATTTTAACGGACACGATATCACACGCATTCCGAACCCGGATATTCCGTTTTTACGTCGGAATATCGGGATTGTATTTCAGGAGCATCGGTTGTTGATGGATCGCAGCGTGTTCGATAATGTGGCACTCCCGATGCGGATTGAATCCATCTCTGAGAATGAGATTAAAAGACGCGTCTCGGCGGCTTTGGATAAAACCGGCCTGTTGGGTAAAATTCGTTGCCTGCCGAGTCAGCTTTCCGGGGGAGAACAACAGCGTGTCGGAATCGCAAGGGCGGTCGTCAATCGGCCGACATTGCTACTGGCTGATGAACCAACCGGTAATCTCGACCCTGATTTATCCAACCGTATTCTTCGCTTGTTTGAGGAATTCAACCGTGCCGGTGTCACCATTCTCCTTGCGACACATGATATTAATCTGGTGAACTCCCGTCCGATGTATCGCCATCTCGAACTCAATCAGGGTTTCTTAAGTGAGGTTGAAGATTATGGCCACTAA
- the lexA gene encoding transcriptional repressor LexA: protein MKPLTPRQQQVFDLIKSRIEDSGMPPTRAEIAKELGFRSANAAEEHLKALARKQVIEIVPGASRGIRILLDSANDPVEEGLPLIGRVAAGEPILAQEHVEAHYQVDPAMFRPQADFLLRVHGESMKNIGIMDGDLLAVHKTQDVRNGQVVVARVEDDVTVKRLERQGAKVLLHAENEDFTPIEVDLTSQELTIEGVAVGIIRNTDWM from the coding sequence ATGAAGCCTTTAACACCACGCCAACAACAGGTCTTTGATTTGATCAAAAGCCGGATTGAAGATTCCGGAATGCCACCGACTCGGGCTGAAATTGCCAAAGAGCTGGGGTTCCGTTCTGCCAATGCGGCTGAAGAACATTTGAAAGCACTTGCGCGTAAACAAGTGATTGAAATTGTTCCCGGCGCCTCTCGTGGGATCCGTATTTTGCTCGATTCAGCGAATGACCCGGTTGAAGAAGGTCTGCCGCTGATTGGTCGCGTTGCTGCGGGCGAGCCGATTCTGGCGCAGGAACATGTCGAAGCGCACTATCAGGTTGATCCGGCGATGTTCAGACCCCAAGCTGATTTCCTGCTACGCGTTCATGGTGAGAGTATGAAAAATATCGGCATCATGGATGGCGATTTGCTGGCTGTGCATAAAACGCAGGATGTCAGAAATGGTCAGGTTGTCGTTGCTCGTGTCGAAGATGATGTCACGGTCAAACGACTGGAGCGTCAGGGTGCCAAAGTGCTGCTCCATGCAGAAAATGAAGACTTCACTCCAATTGAAGTCGATCTCACTTCTCAGGAATTAACCATCGAAGGGGTCGCCGTCGGAATTATTCGTAATACCGATTGGATGTAA
- a CDS encoding flagellar basal body-associated protein FliL gives MLKRYLALIILMTGLFTVSLSNAAEDSGAPKLAYFTLEPDLTTNFFTKGKELGYIQVRIEIMVANNSDLPIIEKHQPLIRDTVVELMGKQTADTIRSLAGREDLRKTLVKKINDLLLPETGRSIVADLLFTKYIYQ, from the coding sequence ATGCTGAAACGTTATTTAGCCCTCATCATTCTTATGACAGGCCTGTTTACTGTCTCTCTTAGCAACGCAGCTGAAGATTCAGGCGCTCCAAAACTTGCCTATTTTACGTTGGAACCCGATTTAACTACCAATTTCTTTACCAAAGGAAAAGAGCTTGGATATATTCAAGTGCGTATCGAAATTATGGTCGCTAATAATTCTGATCTACCGATCATCGAAAAACATCAGCCATTGATTCGCGATACCGTGGTCGAACTGATGGGAAAACAGACTGCGGATACCATTCGCTCTCTTGCAGGCAGAGAGGATCTGAGGAAGACATTGGTGAAAAAAATCAATGATTTGCTTCTGCCGGAAACCGGACGTTCCATCGTCGCTGACTTACTATTTACTAAATATATTTATCAGTAA
- the glpG gene encoding rhomboid family intramembrane serine protease GlpG, with the protein MMRLITIDNPRLGQAFIDYMALKHIEIKMMPEAEAEATFCLWLIKDEHLHETEIELKLFLAHPEDPKYRAASWETDGRQKPSFHYSSPSVLQLFYAKAGYMTLGVMLLCIVVFILQMFGLQQTMFNLLHFPASQSEGWQIWRWVTPAFLHFSVLHIIFNLLWWWYLGGDLEKRLGALKLANLLILSSAGSGIVQYWSDGPRFGGLSGVVYALVGFIWMIGWKRPELGLSIQKPLLGFMLVWLVIAFVQPFMTIANSANVTGLLIGMGLGLYESKRAPANV; encoded by the coding sequence ATGATGCGTCTGATTACGATTGATAATCCTCGTTTGGGGCAGGCATTCATTGACTATATGGCTTTAAAGCATATAGAAATCAAGATGATGCCAGAAGCAGAAGCAGAAGCAACATTCTGTTTATGGTTAATCAAAGATGAACACTTGCACGAAACAGAAATCGAACTGAAGCTGTTTCTCGCCCATCCTGAAGATCCGAAATATCGTGCTGCCTCCTGGGAGACTGATGGCAGACAAAAACCCTCATTTCATTACAGCTCACCCAGTGTTTTACAACTGTTTTATGCCAAAGCCGGTTATATGACATTAGGCGTGATGCTGCTGTGCATTGTTGTTTTTATACTTCAGATGTTTGGATTACAACAAACGATGTTCAATCTGCTCCATTTCCCGGCCTCTCAGAGCGAAGGTTGGCAAATCTGGCGTTGGGTTACTCCTGCATTTCTGCATTTTTCTGTCCTGCATATCATATTTAACCTGTTGTGGTGGTGGTACCTGGGGGGCGACCTTGAAAAACGTCTGGGGGCATTGAAGTTAGCGAACTTGCTGATATTGTCTTCAGCCGGCTCTGGCATCGTGCAGTATTGGAGCGATGGTCCGAGGTTTGGTGGGTTATCCGGTGTGGTCTATGCGTTGGTCGGTTTCATTTGGATGATCGGTTGGAAGCGCCCTGAACTAGGGTTATCAATCCAGAAACCGTTACTTGGTTTTATGCTGGTCTGGTTAGTGATTGCTTTTGTACAGCCCTTTATGACTATTGCCAATAGTGCTAACGTTACCGGATTACTGATTGGGATGGGACTCGGATTGTATGAGTCGAAACGTGCCCCGGCCAACGTGTAG
- a CDS encoding class I SAM-dependent methyltransferase: MTMSYYCRKHREHYQIPAHLVEPLWFRSRESLADNGLIYDPIAAQACLSCQVALDCWDGNLDQKQLLHVTLTQICDQQVREFLSTYPDAWVINVGAGLDTRFYRVDNGRCHWLEVDVSEHLIWRKRLFHPSERYQHINGSVTSLTWLKEIQISESAPVLILCEYALLETQAEHVAAFIRTLGLTFPHAHACLLLAGDKTATRLGQQLGCSAYQHGFATPEHAVLNCLPWVKEVRRFSPLNYPCRRWKIWHRLVCYLTTCKYRYTPVVMRFYW, from the coding sequence ATGACAATGTCATATTATTGCCGGAAGCATCGAGAACACTATCAGATTCCTGCGCATCTCGTTGAGCCGTTGTGGTTCAGAAGCCGGGAAAGCTTAGCTGACAACGGCCTAATTTATGATCCGATTGCTGCACAAGCCTGTTTATCCTGTCAGGTGGCGCTCGATTGCTGGGATGGCAATCTTGATCAGAAGCAGTTGTTACATGTCACGTTGACACAAATCTGTGACCAACAGGTCCGCGAGTTCCTTTCTACCTACCCGGATGCTTGGGTGATTAACGTCGGTGCCGGTTTAGATACGCGATTCTATCGGGTCGATAATGGTCGTTGTCACTGGCTGGAAGTGGATGTATCCGAACATCTGATCTGGCGCAAGCGGTTATTTCACCCCAGTGAACGCTATCAGCATATCAATGGCAGTGTGACGTCGCTGACATGGTTAAAAGAGATCCAGATTTCTGAGTCTGCTCCGGTGTTGATTCTTTGCGAATATGCTTTGCTTGAAACACAAGCTGAACATGTGGCTGCTTTTATCAGAACCCTCGGACTGACCTTTCCTCATGCCCATGCATGCCTGTTGCTTGCCGGAGATAAAACCGCGACCCGTTTAGGGCAACAGCTGGGATGCAGTGCTTACCAACATGGATTCGCCACCCCAGAACATGCGGTACTGAACTGTCTGCCGTGGGTCAAAGAAGTACGCCGCTTTTCACCGCTCAATTATCCTTGTCGCCGTTGGAAAATCTGGCACCGTTTGGTGTGTTATCTGACGACTTGCAAATACCGTTACACACCGGTGGTCATGCGCTTCTACTGGTAA
- the glpE gene encoding thiosulfate sulfurtransferase GlpE: MEQFQHIDVQGALNMMQEQGATLVDIRDPQSFAVAHAESAFHLTNDTINQFMADVDYDHPVLVMCYHGVSSQGAAQYLINQGFETVYSIDGGFEAWHRANLPVASLS, from the coding sequence ATGGAGCAATTTCAACATATCGATGTTCAGGGGGCGCTGAACATGATGCAAGAGCAGGGCGCAACGTTAGTCGATATTCGTGACCCTCAGTCATTTGCCGTCGCCCATGCCGAATCTGCATTTCACTTGACCAACGATACCATCAATCAGTTTATGGCAGACGTTGATTATGACCATCCCGTGCTGGTGATGTGTTATCACGGTGTGAGTAGCCAGGGCGCAGCACAATATTTGATTAATCAGGGATTTGAAACCGTCTATAGCATTGATGGCGGCTTTGAAGCGTGGCATCGGGCGAATTTACCGGTCGCATCGTTGTCATAA
- the ubiA gene encoding 4-hydroxybenzoate octaprenyltransferase has product MTVSKAKAYWQLMRMDRPIGSLLLLWPTLWALILAAEGIPDLNVLLVFALGVVLMRSAGCVINDFADRHVDGHVQRTHMRPLPAGLVTEKEAVGLFLILSLFSFALVLTMNKLTIQLSFAAIVLAFIYPFMKRYTHLPQVFLALAFSWAIPMAWAAQSNSLPGVVWFIFLINSVWTVAYDTQYAMADREDDLKIGVKSTAILFGRFDKLIIGILQLITLLMLIGVGVMYQLGAAFYWSILIVSGLFVYQQHLIRHRQRTLCLQAFLNNNYVGMVIAAGLLISMSFN; this is encoded by the coding sequence ATGACTGTATCAAAGGCAAAAGCATACTGGCAATTGATGCGAATGGATCGTCCCATTGGTTCTTTGCTGTTGTTATGGCCGACGTTATGGGCATTGATTCTTGCTGCCGAAGGCATTCCGGATCTGAATGTTCTGTTGGTCTTTGCACTTGGTGTTGTTTTGATGCGTTCAGCGGGCTGTGTCATTAATGACTTTGCCGATCGCCATGTTGACGGCCATGTTCAGCGAACGCACATGCGTCCTTTACCGGCAGGTCTTGTGACTGAGAAAGAGGCGGTCGGCTTATTTCTGATTCTCTCATTGTTCTCTTTCGCGCTGGTGTTGACGATGAATAAGCTCACCATCCAGCTCTCCTTTGCTGCGATTGTATTGGCATTTATTTACCCGTTCATGAAACGTTATACGCATTTACCGCAGGTTTTTCTGGCACTGGCTTTTAGCTGGGCGATTCCGATGGCCTGGGCGGCACAATCCAACAGCCTGCCGGGCGTGGTCTGGTTTATTTTTCTGATTAACTCAGTCTGGACCGTTGCCTATGATACCCAGTATGCGATGGCTGATCGGGAAGATGATTTAAAGATCGGGGTGAAATCAACCGCGATTCTGTTTGGTCGTTTTGATAAGCTGATTATTGGTATTCTTCAACTGATCACGTTACTGATGTTGATTGGGGTAGGGGTGATGTATCAGTTGGGGGCTGCGTTTTATTGGAGCATCCTGATCGTCAGTGGATTGTTTGTGTATCAACAGCATTTAATTCGACATCGTCAACGGACTTTGTGTCTGCAAGCATTCCTGAACAACAACTATGTCGGCATGGTGATTGCGGCGGGACTGTTGATATCTATGTCGTTCAATTAA